A region of Haloplanus sp. XH21 DNA encodes the following proteins:
- a CDS encoding haloacid dehalogenase type II, translating into MAGLCFDMYGTLCDTSSVRARLGEELGVAETLVAAVDETWRRKQLQYSYQSAQMDDYEPFWSITTHALDYALAQYDLDPDAETRERIRDAYDHLEPFSGAAETLDRLSAAGHDVVILSNGNPEMLERLAENAGLLAHVDDIISAHAVRTFKPDPAVYEHAAETLGRSLPDCRLVSSNAWDVAGAGNAGMATTWVNRQRDPPETIGAEPDRRVTTLPAVAEGLR; encoded by the coding sequence ATGGCCGGACTCTGCTTCGACATGTACGGGACGCTGTGTGACACGAGTAGCGTACGCGCTCGTCTCGGCGAGGAACTCGGCGTCGCCGAGACGCTCGTCGCCGCCGTCGACGAAACCTGGCGACGCAAGCAACTGCAGTACTCCTACCAGAGCGCGCAGATGGACGACTACGAGCCGTTCTGGTCGATCACGACCCACGCCCTCGACTACGCGCTCGCCCAGTACGACCTGGACCCGGACGCTGAGACCCGAGAACGCATCCGCGACGCCTACGACCACCTCGAACCCTTCTCCGGCGCCGCCGAGACGCTCGACCGATTGTCGGCTGCCGGACACGACGTGGTGATCCTCTCGAACGGCAATCCGGAGATGCTCGAACGCCTCGCGGAGAACGCGGGGCTGCTCGCCCACGTCGACGACATCATCAGCGCCCACGCCGTCCGGACGTTCAAACCCGACCCCGCCGTCTACGAACACGCCGCCGAAACGCTCGGTCGCTCGCTCCCGGACTGTCGGCTGGTCTCCTCGAACGCGTGGGACGTCGCCGGCGCCGGCAACGCAGGAATGGCGACGACGTGGGTGAACCGGCAGCGCGATCCGCCCGAGACGATCGGTGCCGAACCTGACCGACGCGTGACGACGCTCCCCGCCGTCGCCGAAGGTCTTCGCTGA
- a CDS encoding GNAT family N-acetyltransferase: protein MDIREATATDIEGIRTVAHRSLAASYGHALEEDIIAQAVERWYDEETLADDLDDPDTEFLVAVDGDRVVGFVQSYVVDRRDTVGEIDWLHVDPESRGSGIGDRLLEELEQRLLEHGVSRIEGRVLEANEAGSDFYQTEDFEQVGQRTVEIGGEPFVENLFSKFPETGGRQVLTEATTLPDGRQVYVALDESVRGSTGPFYAVYLDRDRAERYGYLCGNCDSFAVSMDTMGRVVCNDCENRRKPTRWDASYL from the coding sequence ATGGACATCCGCGAGGCAACGGCGACGGATATCGAGGGTATCAGGACGGTCGCCCATCGGTCTCTCGCCGCGTCGTACGGACACGCACTGGAGGAAGACATCATCGCACAGGCGGTCGAACGGTGGTACGACGAGGAGACCCTCGCCGACGACCTGGACGACCCCGACACGGAGTTTCTCGTTGCCGTCGACGGCGACCGCGTCGTCGGCTTCGTCCAGAGCTACGTCGTCGACCGCCGGGACACGGTCGGCGAAATCGACTGGCTCCACGTCGACCCCGAGAGCCGGGGCAGCGGCATCGGTGACCGCCTCCTCGAAGAACTCGAACAACGCCTGCTGGAACACGGCGTCTCCCGCATCGAGGGCCGGGTACTCGAAGCCAACGAGGCCGGATCCGATTTCTACCAGACGGAGGACTTCGAACAGGTCGGCCAGCGCACCGTCGAAATCGGCGGCGAACCGTTCGTGGAGAATCTCTTCTCGAAGTTCCCCGAAACCGGTGGCCGGCAGGTGCTCACGGAGGCGACGACGCTGCCCGACGGCCGGCAGGTGTACGTCGCCCTTGACGAGAGCGTTCGCGGCTCGACCGGACCATTCTACGCGGTGTATCTCGACCGAGACCGCGCCGAGCGCTACGGCTACCTCTGTGGCAACTGCGATAGCTTCGCCGTCTCGATGGACACGATGGGCCGAGTCGTCTGTAACGACTGCGAGAACCGCCGCAAGCCGACGCGGTGGGACGCCAGCTACCTCTGA
- a CDS encoding sodium:solute symporter family transporter, translating into MVTTTRLLGLLTVVLLAFAAFGAWYARGRIETVEDYITARNSAGGGTLTATLVASSMGAWILFSPAEAGAAFGGITAVAGYAAGSALALAAFALIGPRIRHLLPRGHSLTEYAYARYGTAMYAYVLLVSVAYMFVFLAAEFTGIASALSLIAGVPGWQTATVVGVTVLAYTGYGGLRASIVTDTVQTVLILPLLIVSVVVTLLALGGTDAAHASIVDTAPELLAVGSASGLEFGAYVVVAVVGAEMLNQAWWQRVYAASDAGTLRRSFLVAAVAVVPMVFLAGVFGPIAVGLGLVEAPADASISFFLVVTEVLPDPAVVAVAILAVLLVVSSADTLFNAIASVVTADLPRLLDVDDDRLTTAARAVTVGVAAAATVVGAQGYSVLTLFLLADLLAAATFVPLLYGLYSPRAWSGGVLLASATGLVVGAAFFPPARGVLPLAALPAASYFNAFVGAAAVSTVLAVVTARLGGGRYDLDRLDEEMQDLDEGGERR; encoded by the coding sequence GTGGTAACGACCACCCGACTGCTCGGCCTGCTGACGGTCGTGTTGCTCGCCTTCGCCGCGTTCGGCGCGTGGTACGCGCGGGGTCGCATCGAGACGGTCGAAGACTACATCACGGCCCGAAACTCGGCGGGCGGGGGGACGCTGACGGCCACCCTCGTCGCCTCCAGTATGGGGGCGTGGATCCTGTTCAGTCCCGCCGAGGCCGGCGCGGCCTTCGGCGGCATCACGGCCGTCGCCGGCTACGCCGCGGGGTCGGCGCTCGCCCTCGCGGCCTTCGCCCTCATCGGCCCGCGCATCCGTCACCTGCTTCCACGGGGGCACAGCCTCACCGAGTACGCCTACGCCCGCTACGGGACGGCGATGTACGCCTACGTCCTCCTGGTGTCCGTCGCCTACATGTTCGTCTTCCTCGCGGCCGAGTTCACGGGCATCGCGAGCGCGCTCTCGCTGATCGCCGGCGTTCCCGGCTGGCAGACCGCGACCGTCGTCGGCGTCACCGTCCTCGCGTACACCGGCTACGGCGGGTTGCGAGCGAGCATCGTGACCGACACCGTCCAGACGGTGCTCATCCTGCCGCTCCTGATCGTGAGCGTCGTCGTCACCCTGCTCGCGCTCGGCGGCACCGACGCCGCCCACGCGTCCATCGTCGACACCGCCCCCGAACTGCTCGCGGTGGGGTCGGCGTCGGGGCTCGAGTTCGGCGCGTACGTCGTCGTCGCCGTCGTCGGCGCGGAGATGCTGAACCAGGCGTGGTGGCAGCGCGTCTACGCCGCGAGCGACGCGGGGACGCTCCGGCGCTCCTTCCTCGTCGCCGCCGTCGCCGTCGTGCCGATGGTCTTTCTCGCGGGCGTGTTCGGCCCCATCGCCGTCGGTCTCGGCCTGGTCGAGGCGCCCGCCGACGCGAGCATCTCCTTTTTCCTCGTCGTGACCGAAGTCCTGCCCGACCCCGCCGTCGTCGCGGTTGCCATCCTCGCGGTGCTGCTGGTCGTCTCCAGCGCCGACACCCTGTTCAACGCCATCGCGAGCGTCGTCACCGCGGATCTGCCGCGCCTCCTCGACGTGGACGACGACCGCCTCACGACCGCCGCCCGCGCGGTGACTGTCGGCGTCGCCGCCGCGGCGACGGTGGTCGGCGCCCAGGGCTACTCCGTGCTCACCCTGTTCCTCCTGGCGGACCTCCTCGCCGCGGCGACGTTCGTCCCCCTCCTCTACGGTCTCTACTCGCCACGGGCGTGGTCCGGCGGCGTGTTGCTGGCCAGTGCCACCGGTCTCGTCGTCGGCGCCGCCTTCTTCCCGCCGGCTCGGGGCGTCCTCCCGCTGGCGGCGCTCCCCGCGGCGTCGTACTTCAACGCCTTCGTCGGCGCGGCCGCCGTCTCGACCGTGCTGGCCGTGGTGACCGCGCGCCTCGGCGGCGGGCGGTACGACCTCGACCGACTCGACGAGGAGATGCAGGATCTCGACGAGGGGGGTGAGCGACGATGA